From the Mycobacteriales bacterium genome, the window CCATGACGTCGAGCGAGAGCGCGCCCGGCGCCACCTCGACGGCGGACTCGAACGCCGACGTCTGGACGAACGCGGCCGGCCCCACCGTGCCCGCGAACGCCCGGACGTCGTACGTGACGCCGTCGTCGTACGCGGGGGCGGTCCCCGCGGCCGCCATCCGCGTCGCCCGGTCGGCGTCGACCAGCCCCGCGCCCATCGAGTACTGCTGGTAGTTCGGCAGGCCGGGCGCGCCGCCGCGCTGCGCCGACCCCTGGACGATGTCCTTCACCTGTTGCGGCGTGAGGTAGGCGCCGCGGGAGACGAACGACGCCTGCTGCATCAGCGCGACCACGCCGGCGACGTGCGGCGACGCCATCGAGGTGCCGTTGACGTTGCCGTAGTACGGCGTGTCCTCGGGCGCGATCGGCTCCGGGTTCGCCGACGTCGCGTCGCCCGCGTGCGTCGTGGCGCCGGTGAGGGAGCGGACCGACACGATGTTCTCGCCGGGCGCGCCGACGGTCGGGTGCCAGAACGGGCTGCCCGGCACGCCGCGCGAGGAGAAGAACCCGATGTGGCCGGTGCGCTTGTTCGTCGCCGCCACCGAGATGGCGTGCGGGTTGACGGAGAACGCGTTGAGCGCGTCGGTGCGCGGGCCGTCGTTGCCGGCGCCGAAGACGACGGAGATGCCGGCGTCCCAGGCCGCGTCGATCGCGCGGTTGACCGGGTGCTCCGGGTCGTACGGCGTGCCCGCGCCGGGGCCCCACGAGTTGTTGAGGACCTTGATGTTGTACTGCTCGCGGTGCGCCAGCGTGTAGTCGAAGCCGGCGAGCACGTTGATCACCTCGACGGCCTCGCCGGTGCCGAGCCCGACGAGCTGCGCGCCCGGCGCGACGCCCTGGTACAGCCCCGGCACGCTGGACGCGGTGCCGTACCCGGCGGCGATGCCGGCGACGTGCGAGCCGTGGCCGGACGTGGTGTCGGTGCTGATGACGTTCTCGACGGGCACGACCGGGTCGGCGCGGTCGGTGTCGCCGACGAACTTCACGTTCTGCACGGTCTTGACCGGCGTCCCCTTGCAGAACGCCGCCGCGCCGCAGAGGTCGGGGTGCGTGCCGTCGACGCCCGCGTCGACCACGCCGATGCCGATGCCCGCGCCGGTCCACCCGGTGCCCGTGTAGCCGAGCCCGCCGGAGTACCGCCCCCACGCCGTGTCCGCGCGGATGCTCTGGTCGGCGGCCAGGTCCAGCAGCTGGTAACGCTCGTTCGGCCACACCCCGCGGACGCCCGGGAGGTTGCGCAGCAACGGCACCAGCGCACCCGGCAGGACGACGGCGGCCGCCGGCACCGCGCGGTAGGGGTGGACCGCCGAGGCGACCCCGCGCAGTACCTCGACGTCCGTCGCGGTGGGCGGTGCGGCGAACGTCACGACGTACGTCACGTCGGTCGCGCCCGCACTCGCCGGGACGGCGAGGGAGGGCACGGCCAGCGCGACGGCTGCCGCGAGACCGGCGGCGCGCAGCGCGCGCGTCAGTCCACGAGTGGGCACGACCGTCAGCCTGCCGCCGCGCGGTCCCCGCGGCCATGGCCTGCGCGGGTCCTTTGCGCCCGCCGCGCGGGACCTACGGCCCCGGCGGAGCTGGTTCGTTCGAACTAGTCCGCGCCGCCGCCTCGTCGCGCGCGATCGCCGCCGCCCGCCGGCGCGTGTACGCGATCCCGACCAGCCCCAGCAGGAACCCGGCCAGGCACGCGCCGATCCACCACAGGTGCCCGCCGTCGCGCAGCCGGTCGCGGAGCAGCACCGTCACCACCAGCGCCACCGCCCACAACGCCGTCCCCACGACGACCGTGCGGACGTCGTCGGTCTCCACCGGCGGCGGGTCCGGCAGGCGCTGCGGCATCGGCCCTCCGGGGAACGGCGTACGGGACGCCCCCGATGCTGCCACAGTGATGATCGTGCTCTCCCCCGCAGCCACCCGGTACCGCCTGATCCTGGACCTGGCCCGCGAGGTCACCGCCCAGCGCGATCTCGGTGCCGTGCTCGACGCGACGTTCGTCGCGCTCCGCCAGCTCCTCGACTTCGGCGGCGGCTCC encodes:
- a CDS encoding S8 family serine peptidase, whose translation is MPTRGLTRALRAAGLAAAVALAVPSLAVPASAGATDVTYVVTFAAPPTATDVEVLRGVASAVHPYRAVPAAAVVLPGALVPLLRNLPGVRGVWPNERYQLLDLAADQSIRADTAWGRYSGGLGYTGTGWTGAGIGIGVVDAGVDGTHPDLCGAAAFCKGTPVKTVQNVKFVGDTDRADPVVPVENVISTDTTSGHGSHVAGIAAGYGTASSVPGLYQGVAPGAQLVGLGTGEAVEVINVLAGFDYTLAHREQYNIKVLNNSWGPGAGTPYDPEHPVNRAIDAAWDAGISVVFGAGNDGPRTDALNAFSVNPHAISVAATNKRTGHIGFFSSRGVPGSPFWHPTVGAPGENIVSVRSLTGATTHAGDATSANPEPIAPEDTPYYGNVNGTSMASPHVAGVVALMQQASFVSRGAYLTPQQVKDIVQGSAQRGGAPGLPNYQQYSMGAGLVDADRATRMAAAGTAPAYDDGVTYDVRAFAGTVGPAAFVQTSAFESAVEVAPGALSLDVMVDWKTAYADDVDITVYDPSGTNRGSTQLLCGAPQPNGYSSFCSSAPNERLTFVAPEPGRWRVAVGGFVNTTEDVRGLWSVAYPDGTAGVAPPAAPATIALAAATPASVQGQPDALTATVRDASGTVVPNAAVTWTSTGAGGVRNAETVTAGDGVAGANALSDAPGTQTVTATAGGVSASVTLTWVGLSVPCLACGTTASSTPGRASGGGWFVVGAGPKRAFGVEAEYNAGAAMPGGSLSYDDRSGTVVSARVVDTLRVDGTTAVLTGPATVNGAAGYRYQVTVTDNGEPGRADTFRIVLSKAGDALWSYSAAGALGGGNVQVRAG
- a CDS encoding DUF2530 domain-containing protein, with translation MPQRLPDPPPVETDDVRTVVVGTALWAVALVVTVLLRDRLRDGGHLWWIGACLAGFLLGLVGIAYTRRRAAAIARDEAAARTSSNEPAPPGP